From Achromobacter spanius, a single genomic window includes:
- a CDS encoding GMC family oxidoreductase, whose product MAIKKDKVDAVLVGFGWTGAILGQELTEAGLQVLALERGGMQDTPKDAEYPKVIDELKYSVRGYLFQDLSKETVTIRHGVDDVAVPYRQNGSFLLGTGVGGAGFHWNGMHYRVLPEELELRTRYETRYGKKFIPEGMTIQDFGVTYDELEPYFSKFEYVCGTSGKAGNLDGKIVEGGNPLEGKRSKEFPLPPLATTYGASLFDKAAREVGFNPYPTPAANASGPYTNPYGVRLGPCNFCGFCENYGCYMYSKASPQTTILPVLLKKPNFELRTRAQVIKVNLDSTGKKAVGVTYIDADGNEIDQPADLVILSAYQMHNVRLLLLSGIGKPYDPKTNEGVVGKNYAYQMNGAVNVLLPKGTQLNPFVGTGAGGVGMDDLNGDQFDHGPLGFVGGASIRHVRYGGRPIKQTPTTPGTPTWGTAWKAGVQDAYQRFMTIGISGSVMSYRDAYLSLDPTYKDAYGQPLLRMTFDWHDNEFDMLGYMGKRMETVAKAMNPEKHFVAVRKKGARYDTRVYQSTHNTGGAIMGSNPKESVVNKYLQSWDVPNVFVMGACVFPQNMGYNPTGLVGALAYWAAQAIREQYLKNPGPLVQA is encoded by the coding sequence ATGGCGATCAAGAAAGACAAAGTTGATGCGGTGCTGGTCGGATTCGGCTGGACCGGCGCGATCCTGGGTCAGGAACTGACCGAAGCGGGCTTGCAGGTGCTGGCGCTGGAGCGCGGCGGCATGCAGGACACGCCCAAGGACGCCGAATACCCCAAGGTGATTGACGAGCTGAAGTATTCGGTGCGCGGTTATCTGTTCCAGGACCTGTCCAAGGAAACCGTGACGATCCGCCACGGCGTGGACGACGTGGCGGTGCCGTATCGCCAGAACGGTTCGTTCCTGTTGGGCACGGGCGTGGGCGGCGCGGGCTTTCACTGGAACGGCATGCACTACCGCGTGCTGCCCGAAGAACTGGAACTGCGCACGCGTTATGAGACGCGCTATGGCAAGAAGTTCATTCCGGAAGGCATGACGATCCAGGACTTCGGCGTGACGTACGACGAGCTGGAACCGTACTTCTCGAAGTTCGAGTACGTGTGCGGCACGTCGGGCAAGGCCGGCAACCTGGACGGCAAGATCGTCGAAGGCGGCAACCCGCTGGAAGGCAAGCGCAGCAAGGAATTCCCGCTGCCGCCGCTGGCCACGACCTACGGCGCCTCGCTGTTCGACAAGGCCGCGCGCGAAGTCGGCTTCAATCCGTATCCCACGCCGGCCGCCAATGCGTCCGGCCCGTACACCAATCCGTACGGCGTGCGCCTTGGCCCCTGTAACTTCTGTGGCTTCTGCGAGAACTACGGCTGCTACATGTATTCGAAGGCCTCGCCGCAGACCACCATTCTGCCGGTGCTGCTGAAGAAGCCGAATTTCGAGCTGCGCACGCGTGCGCAGGTCATCAAGGTCAATCTGGATTCGACCGGCAAGAAGGCCGTGGGCGTGACGTACATCGACGCAGACGGCAACGAGATCGATCAGCCCGCGGATCTGGTGATCCTGTCGGCGTACCAGATGCACAACGTGCGCCTCTTGCTGCTGTCGGGCATCGGCAAGCCGTATGACCCGAAGACCAACGAAGGCGTGGTCGGCAAGAACTACGCGTACCAGATGAACGGCGCGGTCAATGTGCTGCTGCCCAAGGGTACGCAGTTGAACCCGTTCGTCGGCACTGGCGCCGGCGGCGTGGGCATGGACGACCTGAACGGCGACCAGTTCGACCACGGCCCGCTGGGCTTTGTGGGCGGCGCCAGCATCCGTCACGTGCGCTACGGCGGCCGTCCCATCAAGCAGACGCCGACGACGCCGGGCACTCCGACGTGGGGCACCGCCTGGAAGGCCGGCGTGCAGGACGCGTATCAGCGCTTCATGACGATCGGCATTTCCGGTTCGGTGATGTCGTACCGTGACGCGTATCTGTCGCTCGATCCGACCTACAAGGACGCCTATGGCCAGCCGCTCTTGCGCATGACGTTCGACTGGCACGACAACGAGTTCGACATGCTGGGCTACATGGGCAAGCGCATGGAGACCGTGGCCAAGGCCATGAATCCTGAAAAGCACTTCGTGGCCGTGCGCAAGAAGGGCGCGCGCTACGACACGCGCGTCTACCAGAGCACGCACAACACGGGCGGCGCCATCATGGGCTCCAACCCCAAGGAAAGCGTGGTCAACAAGTACCTGCAGAGCTGGGACGTGCCGAACGTGTTCGTGATGGGCGCCTGCGTGTTCCCGCAGAACATGGGCTACAACCCGACCGGTCTGGTCGGCGCGCTGGCCTACTGGGCGGCTCAGGCGATCCGCGAGCAGTACCTGAAGAACCCCGGCCCGCTGGTCCAGGCTTAA
- a CDS encoding gluconate 2-dehydrogenase subunit 3 family protein produces MTDDAQPRRRFLQTMAIVPASTLAIGGLTVGCTNAADGNAAKAAKPYEPTYFTKAEWAFIVAAVDHLIPADEYGPGAIVAGVPEFIDRQMETPFGHGKLWYMDGPFHTDQVPELGYQIDQNPRQVYRNGIEACDAWCVKTHGKAYAELDKALQEQILKDLQSGKIAFESVPSKTFFSFLLANTKEGFFADPIYGGNKNMVGWKMVGFPGARADFMDWVDQPNVKYPYGPVSISGEKG; encoded by the coding sequence ATGACTGATGACGCACAGCCGCGCCGGCGGTTTCTGCAAACGATGGCCATTGTGCCAGCGTCGACGCTGGCGATCGGCGGCCTGACCGTCGGCTGTACCAACGCCGCCGACGGCAACGCCGCAAAAGCGGCCAAGCCCTACGAGCCCACCTATTTCACCAAGGCCGAATGGGCCTTCATCGTTGCCGCGGTGGATCACCTGATTCCCGCCGACGAGTATGGCCCTGGCGCCATCGTGGCCGGTGTGCCCGAGTTCATCGACCGTCAGATGGAAACGCCCTTTGGCCACGGCAAGCTGTGGTACATGGATGGGCCGTTCCACACCGACCAGGTGCCGGAACTGGGCTACCAGATCGACCAGAATCCCCGCCAGGTCTATCGCAACGGCATCGAGGCCTGTGATGCCTGGTGCGTGAAGACGCACGGCAAGGCATACGCCGAGCTCGACAAGGCCCTGCAGGAACAGATCCTGAAGGATCTGCAGTCGGGCAAGATCGCGTTCGAATCCGTGCCGTCCAAGACGTTCTTCAGCTTCCTGCTAGCCAACACCAAGGAAGGTTTCTTTGCCGATCCGATCTACGGCGGCAACAAGAACATGGTGGGCTGGAAGATGGTGGGCTTTCCCGGCGCGCGCGCCGATTTCATGGACTGGGTCGACCAGCCCAACGTGAAGTACCCCTATGGCCCCGTGTCGATCTCTGGGGAGAAGGGTTAA